In the genome of Rhodoplanes sp. Z2-YC6860, one region contains:
- a CDS encoding LLM class flavin-dependent oxidoreductase, with the protein MSRSIHFGVFLLGTGNHTAGWRYPGADQTFLDIKVLRRVAAIAERGLFDFLFMGDGLAANLRNHPPYTCRLEPMTMLSALSMTTTHVGLAATMSTTYSDPYTVARVFASLDHISGGRAAWNAVTTAASASGGNFGRVHPDHEQRYEIAEEFINVVRGLWDCWSDQAIIADRATGRFFDESEVKPLNHQGPRFSVKGPINMGRCPQGQPLVLQAGGSERGLNLAARTADVVFSVVQDFEEARTAYAGLKERVRRFGRDPDSVTILPGVMPIIGKTDSAARDALNTLQGYVDSKEGLAMLSSRLGTDISKYPLDGPIPDLPAPDTSHGFARALLAKGKRDNLSLRDLYNLTAAARGHWVLCGSVQTIADTLEKWFLEGAADGFNVMPAYFPGAFDDFVDLVVPELQRRGLHRKAYTGTTLRDHLGLSRPAIGEYSRLMQQSKAAAS; encoded by the coding sequence ATGTCCCGGTCGATCCACTTTGGCGTCTTTCTGCTCGGAACCGGCAATCATACCGCAGGCTGGCGCTATCCCGGCGCGGATCAGACCTTTCTCGACATCAAGGTGCTCCGGCGTGTCGCGGCCATCGCCGAGCGGGGGCTGTTCGACTTCCTGTTCATGGGCGACGGTCTCGCCGCCAATCTGCGCAACCATCCGCCCTACACCTGCCGCCTGGAGCCGATGACCATGCTCTCGGCGCTGTCGATGACGACGACGCATGTTGGTCTCGCCGCGACGATGTCGACGACCTACAGCGACCCCTACACCGTGGCGCGTGTTTTCGCGTCGCTGGATCACATCAGCGGCGGCCGGGCGGCCTGGAACGCCGTCACCACCGCGGCGTCCGCTTCCGGCGGCAACTTCGGCCGCGTGCATCCGGATCATGAGCAGCGTTACGAGATCGCGGAAGAATTCATCAACGTGGTGCGCGGCCTGTGGGACTGCTGGAGCGATCAGGCCATCATTGCCGATCGTGCGACCGGCCGGTTCTTCGACGAGAGCGAGGTCAAGCCGCTCAACCATCAGGGTCCGCGCTTTTCCGTGAAGGGTCCGATCAACATGGGCCGCTGTCCGCAGGGCCAGCCTCTGGTGCTCCAGGCCGGCGGCTCCGAGCGAGGCTTGAATCTCGCGGCCCGCACCGCCGATGTGGTGTTCTCGGTGGTGCAGGATTTCGAGGAGGCACGCACCGCTTATGCGGGCCTCAAGGAGCGCGTTCGCCGCTTCGGCCGCGATCCGGACAGCGTGACGATCCTGCCGGGGGTCATGCCGATCATCGGCAAGACCGACTCCGCGGCGCGCGACGCGCTCAACACACTGCAAGGCTATGTCGACTCGAAAGAGGGATTGGCGATGCTGTCATCGCGGTTGGGCACGGACATCTCCAAATACCCTCTCGACGGGCCGATCCCGGATCTTCCGGCTCCGGACACATCACACGGGTTCGCCCGCGCGCTGCTCGCCAAGGGCAAGCGCGATAACCTGTCGCTCCGCGACCTCTACAACCTCACCGCCGCGGCGCGCGGACATTGGGTGCTTTGCGGCTCGGTCCAGACCATCGCGGACACGCTGGAGAAGTGGTTCCTGGAAGGCGCGGCGGACGGGTTCAATGTCATGCCGGCCTATTTCCCGGGTGCGTTCGACGACTTTGTCGATCTGGTCGTTCCGGAGCTGCAACGGCGGGGCCTGCACCGCAAAGCCTACACGGGCACGACGCTGCGCGATCACCTCGGGCTGTCGCGTCCCGCGATTGGCGAGTACTCGAGGCTGATGCAACAATCGAAAGCCGCCGCCTCATGA
- a CDS encoding outer membrane protein yields the protein MKFTYKLAAAAAFLGMAALPAGAADLPQRPVYKAPVVAPQFNWTGFYLGVYGGYAFGTGDTDGFDGGMAGGTIGYNWQALGSPWVFGLEADGGWTNYGDSISVISGGAVATLSSEAKAMATFRARVGYAWDRTMLYATGGGAWMRNELSASVAAPGIAVGISDTQDHFGYAVGAGIEHSFLPNWSAKVEYLYLGLGSENYFGGLVRSGDLNAHTIKFGLNYRFGGGYVGGPY from the coding sequence ATGAAGTTCACGTACAAGCTGGCGGCTGCTGCGGCGTTTCTCGGTATGGCAGCGTTGCCGGCAGGCGCGGCCGATCTACCGCAGCGTCCGGTCTACAAGGCGCCGGTCGTGGCGCCGCAGTTCAATTGGACCGGGTTCTATCTCGGCGTGTACGGCGGCTATGCGTTCGGCACCGGCGACACCGATGGCTTCGATGGCGGAATGGCCGGTGGCACCATCGGCTACAACTGGCAGGCGCTCGGCTCCCCGTGGGTGTTCGGCCTCGAGGCTGACGGCGGCTGGACCAACTACGGCGACTCCATCTCGGTGATCTCCGGTGGAGCGGTTGCAACCCTGTCGTCCGAAGCCAAGGCAATGGCTACGTTCCGTGCACGCGTTGGTTACGCGTGGGATCGCACGATGCTCTACGCGACGGGCGGCGGCGCCTGGATGCGCAATGAGCTGTCGGCATCGGTTGCGGCACCGGGCATCGCAGTGGGCATTTCCGACACCCAGGACCACTTTGGCTACGCGGTCGGCGCGGGCATCGAGCATTCCTTCCTGCCGAACTGGTCTGCCAAGGTTGAATATCTGTATCTCGGCCTGGGCTCTGAGAATTACTTCGGCGGACTCGTTCGGTCCGGCGACCTCAATGCGCACACGATCAAGTTCGGCCTGAACTACCGCTTCGGTGGCGGTTACGTCGGCGGCCCGTACTAA
- a CDS encoding rhodanese-like domain-containing protein, with translation MSELRDPPVHDLTPEDVAKGLAEGTMLLVDVRELNETAVERYPGAAIVPLSSFDPSQIPDPQGKKVVFACRSGRRSVTASQAAQAGGLPYDSHLAGGILAWKAAGLPTES, from the coding sequence ATGTCCGAGTTGAGGGATCCGCCGGTTCACGACCTGACGCCCGAGGATGTGGCCAAAGGCTTGGCCGAAGGCACGATGCTGCTGGTCGATGTCCGCGAGTTGAACGAGACGGCGGTGGAGCGCTATCCGGGCGCGGCGATCGTGCCATTGTCGAGCTTCGACCCGTCGCAGATCCCGGATCCGCAGGGCAAAAAGGTCGTGTTTGCCTGCCGCTCCGGCCGCCGTTCGGTCACCGCTTCGCAGGCCGCGCAGGCTGGTGGCCTGCCGTATGACAGCCATCTCGCCGGCGGGATTCTTGCTTGGAAGGCGGCAGGATTGCCGACCGAAAGCTGA
- a CDS encoding motility protein A, with translation MDLSTGLGLGFGATVLVTLILMGGELGMFVDLHAFIVIFGGSTAATLIRFPLNSLFHGIPYGMKFAFTMRRWTAHELVDEIANLADVARKQGPIGLEKVEIEDTFLAKGMRYIADGYDATFIRDNLERDMDNFCAHLDEGQKIYRAIGDCAPAFGMVGTLIGMVQMFANMTDPSKLGPYMAVALLATFYGAALANLFCLPIADKLQLKLHDEQMNRSLIIDGVLMIRDNKSPTLVREMLLAYLPEKHRHLGEEEEAEAAAAAA, from the coding sequence ATGGATCTGTCCACCGGCCTCGGGCTTGGATTCGGCGCCACCGTTCTCGTCACGCTGATTCTGATGGGCGGCGAACTCGGCATGTTCGTCGACCTGCACGCCTTCATCGTCATCTTCGGCGGCTCGACCGCGGCGACTTTGATCCGTTTCCCGCTGAACTCGCTGTTCCACGGCATTCCGTACGGCATGAAGTTCGCGTTCACGATGCGCCGTTGGACCGCCCACGAGCTGGTCGACGAGATCGCCAACCTCGCCGACGTGGCCCGTAAGCAAGGGCCGATCGGCCTGGAAAAGGTCGAGATCGAGGACACCTTCCTGGCCAAGGGGATGCGCTATATCGCGGACGGCTACGACGCCACCTTCATCCGCGACAATCTCGAGCGCGACATGGACAACTTCTGCGCTCATCTCGATGAGGGTCAGAAAATCTACCGCGCGATCGGCGATTGCGCCCCGGCCTTCGGCATGGTCGGCACACTGATCGGCATGGTGCAGATGTTCGCCAACATGACCGATCCGTCGAAGCTCGGTCCGTATATGGCGGTGGCGCTGCTCGCAACATTCTACGGCGCTGCGCTCGCCAACCTGTTCTGTCTGCCGATCGCCGACAAGCTGCAGCTCAAGCTGCACGATGAGCAGATGAACCGCTCGCTGATCATCGACGGTGTGCTGATGATCCGCGACAACAAGAGCCCCACGCTGGTCCGTGAGATGCTCCTGGCCTACCTCCCGGAGAAGCACCGTCATCTTGGCGAAGAAGAGGAAGCCGAGGCGGCTGCGGCGGCGGCCTGA
- a CDS encoding polyamine ABC transporter substrate-binding protein yields MLRAFAVPFLSLLAAGFASSSLAQERTVNVYNWSDYVEPTVVESFTKETGIKVKYDTFDANETLETKLLAGKSGYDVVVPTGYFLERQIKAGVFQKLDKSKLTNIGNVWPDIARRLATYDPGNQYAVNYMWGTVGIGYNIKKAKEVLGISGPIGDAMANWDIVFKPEQLAKFKGCGVHMLDSADDVLPAALHYLGLDPNTKQQADLEKAAELVMKVRPAVAKFHSSEYLNALASGEICLVLGWSGDVKQAQKRAAEAKGGTEVGYAIPKGGAQMFFDNFAIPKDAPHTAEAHAFIDYMLRADVAAKNSNFLGYANGNLASQKLMDKAVLDDKTVYPDEATLASLYVVTARDQRTTRLTNRLWTKIKTGQ; encoded by the coding sequence ATGCTGCGCGCCTTCGCGGTGCCGTTCCTGTCGCTGCTGGCGGCGGGGTTTGCCTCCTCGTCGTTGGCGCAAGAGCGCACCGTGAACGTCTACAACTGGTCGGACTACGTGGAGCCGACCGTGGTGGAGAGTTTCACCAAGGAGACCGGCATCAAGGTCAAGTACGACACCTTCGACGCCAACGAGACGCTGGAGACGAAGCTTCTCGCCGGCAAGTCCGGGTATGACGTGGTGGTGCCGACCGGCTACTTCCTGGAGCGGCAGATCAAGGCCGGCGTGTTCCAAAAGCTCGACAAGAGCAAGCTCACCAACATCGGCAATGTCTGGCCGGACATCGCCAGGCGGCTCGCCACCTACGATCCCGGCAACCAGTACGCCGTCAATTACATGTGGGGCACGGTCGGCATCGGCTACAACATCAAGAAGGCGAAGGAGGTGCTCGGCATCTCCGGACCGATTGGTGATGCGATGGCGAATTGGGACATCGTGTTCAAGCCCGAGCAGCTTGCGAAATTCAAGGGCTGCGGCGTGCACATGCTCGACTCTGCCGACGATGTGTTGCCCGCCGCGCTGCACTATCTTGGCCTCGATCCCAACACCAAGCAGCAGGCCGATCTCGAGAAGGCCGCCGAATTGGTGATGAAGGTCCGGCCAGCGGTCGCCAAATTCCACTCGTCGGAATATCTGAACGCGCTCGCCTCGGGCGAGATCTGCCTGGTGCTCGGCTGGTCGGGCGACGTCAAGCAGGCGCAGAAGCGCGCCGCCGAAGCCAAGGGCGGCACCGAAGTCGGCTATGCGATCCCCAAGGGTGGCGCGCAGATGTTCTTCGACAATTTCGCGATCCCGAAGGATGCGCCTCATACCGCCGAGGCCCATGCCTTCATCGATTACATGCTGCGCGCGGATGTGGCGGCGAAGAATTCAAACTTCCTTGGCTACGCCAACGGCAATCTCGCGAGCCAGAAGCTGATGGACAAGGCGGTGCTCGACGACAAGACCGTCTATCCGGACGAGGCGACGCTTGCGAGCCTCTACGTCGTCACCGCGCGCGACCAGCGCACCACGCGGCTGACCAACCGGCTTTGGACCAAGATCAAGACGGGGCAGTAG
- a CDS encoding OmpA/MotB family protein, translating to MARKKKGGGGHGGGGHGWFVTFADLMGLLVAFFVMLVAFSNTDQKKLQIVAGSMREAFGTQSAIRYTGIVELDGLPTRARLKNVDNIKPEDSSATPSPDEKSRNKKFGARLDNEGNFALASASLRQAMQDLPEVAEVSKHIMIEETKQGLNIEIVDQNGASMFPEGSKEPFERTRRVVQRLAVGLKALPYRLSIAGHTAATRLPGRPGYGPWELSADRANAIRKILEEEGVPTANFYMVAGRADTQPLFPDDPFVAANRRVTITLMQEAPPLPTSLNP from the coding sequence ATGGCCAGAAAGAAAAAGGGCGGTGGCGGACACGGCGGCGGCGGTCACGGCTGGTTCGTGACCTTCGCCGATCTGATGGGCCTGCTCGTGGCGTTCTTCGTCATGCTGGTCGCGTTCTCCAACACCGACCAGAAGAAGCTGCAGATCGTCGCGGGTTCGATGCGCGAGGCCTTCGGCACGCAGAGTGCGATTCGCTATACGGGCATCGTCGAGCTCGACGGCCTTCCGACTCGCGCCAGGTTGAAAAACGTCGACAACATCAAGCCCGAGGACTCGTCGGCGACGCCAAGCCCGGATGAGAAGAGCCGCAACAAAAAGTTCGGCGCAAGGCTCGATAACGAAGGCAACTTCGCGCTCGCCTCGGCGTCGTTGCGTCAGGCCATGCAGGACTTGCCGGAGGTCGCCGAGGTCTCCAAGCACATCATGATCGAGGAGACCAAGCAGGGTCTCAACATCGAGATCGTCGATCAGAACGGCGCCTCGATGTTCCCCGAGGGTTCCAAGGAGCCGTTCGAGCGCACGCGGCGTGTGGTGCAGCGGCTCGCGGTCGGCCTGAAGGCGTTGCCCTATCGGTTGTCGATCGCCGGCCACACCGCGGCAACGCGCTTGCCGGGCCGCCCGGGCTACGGGCCGTGGGAGTTGTCGGCCGACCGCGCCAACGCGATTCGCAAGATTCTGGAGGAGGAGGGGGTGCCGACCGCGAACTTCTACATGGTCGCCGGCCGCGCCGACACCCAGCCGTTATTCCCGGACGATCCGTTCGTTGCCGCCAATCGACGGGTGACGATTACCCTGATGCAAGAGGCTCCGCCCTTGCCAACCTCCCTTAATCCTTGA
- a CDS encoding potassium transporter Kup: MTDLAAEASRPAQEPAAHSAGSFWALTLGSVGVVYGDIGTSPLYAFRVAVGHAAASGPVTRETVLGVLSMILWALVVVVTVKYVLVLLRSDNNGEGGTLSLTALATRGFGHRTMVVMLLGIVGAAMFLGDSVITPAISVLSAVEGLSLATPAFQHYVQPVTVVILIALFAVQRRGTARVAAFFGPIMAIWFVCIAVAGATHILDDPHVFAAINPLYAISFLSMHGHIGLITLGAVFLAVTGGEALYADLGHFGRKPIQVAWLGFVLPALLINYFGQGALLLAHPEAIENPFYRLVPDSLLLPFVVLATAATVIASQAVITGAYSLVRQAIQLGLLPRLAIVHTSAEYSGQIYLPRVNTALLAGVLLLVGLFRTSDALASAYGIAVATTMVVDGVLGFLVIWRLWHWPAWQAALLMVPLVIVDATFFSANLLKLLEGAWVPLLFGIGMVMTILTWRRGTRILQQKTRKTEVPLDALLSSLERKPPHIVPGTAVFLTSDPDFAPTALLHNLKHNKVLHEHNVILTIVTADTPRAAEEERVTITPVAKNFSRVALKFGYMETPNVPKALAIARKQGWQFDIMSTSFFLSRRALKPSAHSGMPTWQDRLFIGLAKSASDATDFFQIPTGRVVEVGTQVTV, translated from the coding sequence ATGACGGATCTCGCCGCCGAAGCCAGCCGCCCTGCGCAGGAGCCGGCCGCCCATTCAGCCGGCAGCTTCTGGGCGCTCACGCTCGGCAGCGTCGGCGTCGTCTATGGCGATATCGGCACGAGCCCGCTCTATGCGTTTCGCGTCGCGGTCGGCCATGCCGCCGCCTCCGGCCCTGTGACTCGCGAGACGGTGCTCGGCGTTCTGTCGATGATCTTGTGGGCGCTGGTGGTCGTCGTCACGGTCAAATACGTCCTGGTGCTGTTGCGCTCCGATAACAACGGCGAGGGCGGCACCTTGTCGTTGACAGCGCTCGCCACCCGCGGCTTCGGGCATCGCACCATGGTGGTGATGCTGCTTGGCATTGTCGGCGCGGCAATGTTCCTCGGCGACTCGGTGATTACGCCGGCGATTTCGGTGCTCTCCGCTGTCGAAGGCCTGTCGCTCGCGACGCCAGCCTTCCAGCACTATGTGCAGCCGGTCACCGTCGTGATCCTGATCGCCTTGTTCGCGGTGCAACGGCGCGGCACCGCGCGGGTCGCGGCATTCTTCGGGCCGATCATGGCGATCTGGTTCGTCTGTATCGCCGTCGCCGGCGCCACGCATATCCTCGACGACCCTCACGTCTTTGCCGCGATCAACCCGCTCTACGCCATCAGCTTTCTGTCGATGCACGGCCATATCGGGCTGATCACGCTTGGCGCCGTGTTCCTGGCCGTCACCGGCGGCGAGGCGTTGTACGCAGATCTCGGCCACTTCGGGCGCAAGCCCATCCAGGTCGCCTGGCTCGGTTTCGTGCTGCCGGCGCTGTTGATCAACTATTTCGGCCAGGGCGCGCTCTTGCTGGCGCATCCCGAGGCCATCGAAAATCCGTTCTACCGGCTGGTGCCGGATTCGCTGCTGCTGCCGTTCGTGGTGCTCGCAACGGCCGCGACCGTCATCGCGAGCCAGGCCGTCATCACCGGCGCCTATTCGCTGGTGCGGCAGGCGATCCAGCTCGGCCTGTTGCCGCGACTCGCCATCGTGCACACGTCGGCGGAATATTCCGGCCAGATTTATCTGCCGCGCGTGAACACCGCGCTGCTGGCCGGCGTGCTGCTTCTGGTTGGGCTGTTCCGCACCTCCGATGCGCTGGCTTCGGCCTATGGCATCGCGGTCGCCACCACCATGGTGGTCGACGGCGTGCTCGGTTTTCTGGTGATCTGGCGGTTGTGGCATTGGCCGGCCTGGCAGGCGGCATTGCTGATGGTGCCGCTGGTCATCGTCGACGCGACGTTCTTCTCAGCCAATCTCTTGAAGCTTCTGGAAGGCGCCTGGGTGCCGCTGCTGTTCGGCATCGGCATGGTGATGACGATTCTGACCTGGCGCCGCGGCACGCGCATCCTTCAGCAGAAAACCCGTAAGACCGAAGTGCCGCTCGACGCGCTGCTGTCGTCGCTGGAAAGAAAGCCGCCGCACATCGTGCCGGGCACCGCGGTGTTCCTCACCAGCGACCCGGATTTCGCGCCGACGGCGCTCCTGCACAATCTCAAGCACAACAAGGTGCTGCACGAGCACAACGTGATCCTCACCATCGTCACCGCGGATACGCCGCGAGCGGCTGAGGAGGAGCGGGTGACGATCACGCCGGTGGCGAAGAACTTCAGCCGAGTCGCGCTGAAATTCGGCTACATGGAGACGCCGAACGTGCCCAAGGCGCTGGCCATCGCCAGGAAGCAAGGCTGGCAATTCGACATCATGTCGACCTCGTTCTTCCTGTCGCGCCGCGCGCTCAAGCCGTCGGCCCATTCCGGCATGCCGACCTGGCAGGACCGGCTGTTCATCGGGCTGGCTAAAAGCGCATCAGACGCCACTGACTTCTTTCAAATTCCGACCGGGCGCGTGGTTGAAGTGGGAACTCAGGTCACAGTCTAG
- a CDS encoding potassium transporter Kup: MTSADGPLAGDAHNVDGKSPNSFWLLTVGSIGVVYGDIGTSPLYALREAVVAAVGSEGLAGRESVLGVVSLILWALIVTVTLKYVVILLRADNKGEGGTLALMALAQHALGKRTAALILLGIISGALFYGDAVITPALSVLSAVEGLKIAMPHFDPYIVPATVVILIVLFSVQSRGTASVAAFFGPVMMIWFAAIAVGGLWHVIQDPGVLAAFNPAYGIRFVANHGVIGLFTLGAVFLAVTGAEALYADLGHFGRPPIQFAWAAIVLPSLALNYLGQGALVLSNPKAIENPFFLLYPEWLLLPMVGLATAATVIASQAVITGAYSLSQQAIQLGLLPRLEVRHTSETQVGQIYMPRVNALLLVGVLLLVALFRSSSALASAYGIAVTGTMVVTGLMAMVVIFKDWRWPLWAAVALMAPFLLIDLTFLGANLLKVAEGGWMPLVLGGLVMTVMYTWRRGSRLLFEKTRKSEVPLDPLVASLERKPPTRVPGTAVFFTSDPTCAPTALMHSLKHYKVLHEKNVILTIETAPVPRIDPSDRVHIEPIGETFQRVKLRFGFMEQPNVPKALGIARKLGWQFDIMSTSFFLSRRSLRMAAKSGMPRWQDRLFIGLARSANDATNYFQIPTERVVEVGTQVAI, from the coding sequence ATGACCTCCGCTGACGGGCCGCTTGCAGGCGATGCTCACAATGTCGACGGCAAGAGCCCCAACAGCTTCTGGCTGCTGACGGTCGGCAGCATCGGGGTCGTTTACGGCGATATCGGCACGAGCCCGCTCTATGCGTTGCGCGAGGCCGTGGTGGCTGCGGTTGGCTCAGAAGGCCTTGCCGGACGCGAATCGGTGCTCGGCGTGGTGTCGCTGATCCTTTGGGCGCTGATCGTCACGGTCACGCTCAAATATGTCGTGATCCTGCTGCGCGCCGACAACAAGGGCGAGGGCGGGACCTTGGCGCTCATGGCGCTGGCGCAGCATGCCCTGGGCAAGAGGACCGCGGCGCTCATCCTGCTCGGGATCATCAGCGGAGCGCTGTTCTACGGCGATGCCGTCATCACGCCGGCGCTCTCGGTGCTGTCCGCGGTCGAAGGTCTCAAGATCGCGATGCCGCACTTCGATCCCTACATCGTGCCGGCCACGGTCGTCATTCTGATCGTGCTGTTCTCGGTGCAGTCGCGCGGCACAGCCAGCGTCGCGGCTTTCTTCGGCCCGGTCATGATGATCTGGTTTGCGGCGATAGCCGTGGGCGGGCTGTGGCATGTGATTCAGGACCCCGGCGTGCTGGCGGCGTTCAACCCGGCCTATGGCATCCGCTTCGTCGCAAACCACGGCGTTATCGGCCTCTTTACGCTCGGCGCGGTGTTCCTCGCCGTGACCGGCGCCGAGGCGCTCTATGCGGACCTCGGCCATTTCGGCCGCCCGCCCATTCAGTTCGCCTGGGCAGCGATCGTGTTGCCATCGCTCGCGCTCAATTATCTGGGACAGGGCGCGCTGGTGCTGTCGAACCCAAAGGCGATCGAGAACCCGTTCTTCCTGCTCTATCCCGAGTGGCTGCTGCTGCCGATGGTGGGCTTGGCCACGGCCGCCACCGTCATCGCGAGCCAGGCTGTGATCACCGGCGCCTATTCGCTGAGCCAGCAGGCCATCCAGCTCGGCCTTTTGCCCCGTCTCGAGGTGCGCCACACATCGGAAACCCAGGTCGGCCAGATTTACATGCCGCGGGTCAATGCGCTGCTGCTGGTCGGCGTGCTGCTGCTGGTGGCGCTGTTCCGCTCGTCGAGCGCGCTGGCATCGGCCTACGGCATCGCCGTCACCGGCACCATGGTGGTGACCGGGCTGATGGCCATGGTGGTGATCTTCAAGGACTGGCGCTGGCCGCTCTGGGCCGCGGTCGCGCTGATGGCCCCGTTCCTCTTGATCGACCTGACGTTCCTGGGCGCGAACCTGCTCAAGGTCGCCGAAGGCGGCTGGATGCCGCTCGTGCTCGGCGGCCTGGTGATGACCGTGATGTACACCTGGCGGCGCGGCAGCCGTCTTCTGTTCGAGAAGACGCGCAAGAGCGAGGTGCCGCTCGATCCGCTGGTCGCGAGCCTGGAGCGCAAGCCGCCGACGCGCGTGCCGGGCACGGCGGTGTTCTTCACCAGCGATCCGACCTGTGCGCCGACCGCGCTGATGCACAGCCTCAAGCACTACAAGGTGCTGCACGAGAAGAACGTCATCCTCACCATCGAGACCGCGCCGGTGCCGCGCATCGACCCTTCCGATCGGGTCCATATCGAGCCGATTGGCGAGACCTTCCAGCGGGTCAAGCTTCGCTTCGGCTTCATGGAGCAGCCGAACGTGCCGAAGGCGCTCGGCATCGCGAGAAAGCTCGGCTGGCAGTTCGACATCATGTCCACCTCGTTTTTCCTGTCGCGGCGGTCGCTCCGGATGGCGGCGAAATCGGGCATGCCGCGCTGGCAGGACCGCCTGTTTATCGGACTCGCCCGCAGCGCCAACGACGCCACCAACTATTTTCAGATTCCGACCGAGCGCGTGGTCGAGGTCGGCACGCAGGTCGCGATCTAG
- a CDS encoding asparaginase domain-containing protein — translation MNQSNKTRIAHLAGPTATIQNTPPLITSNKARARHGLPLLKDVDGAPLKHDALRSQRLAAPAKVYVEQFSAHPLESDAAELYGPPDGYMGADGVFRKERQSPSDKAVYEIELKPEDGLYPLPYMATQADGSAWDDDCTVPGGQKHRQGFFPDGSRSFEEIDRMAIGAEGAASLLSSIATIDFYRGVPPGGYTKGLPAQRRTDKGQGDIPPEVRGTHYFGYKPYHLGVGPPRQSLAKATNDMQALTASNDYEGVIWTQGSPQVEESSYWFNLLIDTDKPICCNAAQRPQGQISADGPANIVDSARYIRSRVWADENGKNRCGVVVIQEQQVFASREVTKADARPGGYVAAGGHGGIVGNISHTGRIALTYLPLFKHTYKSDLKITTLPKSVKAVKKGASGLELVDIAVKDGDGKLLPDAIPVVTISNDGSYTAMGPGHDTAPEIDLIASIDHKLSLGLLTGFVIQGLVPYGRSPSHTRSRLLTKAVFSGIPVAMTGRGAPMGFADPTDFHIAAANLTANKARFLLMACLLKFGSLPPAKDPDNPTKAELDAIRKAVAAYQAVFDTH, via the coding sequence ATGAACCAGAGCAACAAGACCCGCATTGCCCATCTCGCCGGACCCACGGCGACCATCCAGAACACGCCGCCGCTGATTACCTCCAACAAGGCGCGCGCCAGGCACGGCCTGCCGTTGCTGAAGGACGTCGACGGCGCGCCGCTCAAGCACGACGCGCTGCGCTCGCAGCGGCTTGCCGCGCCGGCCAAGGTCTATGTCGAGCAGTTCTCCGCACATCCGCTGGAGTCTGATGCAGCCGAGCTTTACGGCCCGCCGGATGGCTACATGGGCGCGGATGGTGTGTTTCGCAAAGAACGTCAGAGCCCGAGCGACAAGGCGGTTTACGAGATCGAGCTGAAGCCCGAGGACGGCCTCTATCCCCTGCCCTACATGGCCACGCAGGCCGACGGCTCGGCCTGGGACGACGACTGCACCGTTCCGGGCGGCCAGAAGCATCGCCAGGGCTTCTTCCCGGACGGCTCGCGCAGCTTCGAGGAGATCGACCGCATGGCGATCGGTGCCGAGGGCGCCGCAAGCCTGCTGTCGTCGATCGCCACCATCGACTTCTACCGGGGTGTGCCGCCGGGCGGCTACACCAAGGGCCTGCCGGCGCAGCGGCGCACCGACAAAGGCCAAGGCGACATTCCGCCGGAGGTCCGCGGCACGCACTACTTCGGCTACAAGCCCTATCACCTTGGCGTGGGCCCGCCCCGGCAGTCGCTGGCGAAGGCCACCAACGACATGCAGGCGCTGACCGCAAGCAACGACTACGAAGGCGTGATCTGGACCCAAGGTAGTCCGCAGGTCGAGGAGAGCTCCTACTGGTTCAATCTCCTGATCGACACCGACAAACCGATCTGCTGCAACGCCGCGCAGCGGCCGCAAGGCCAGATCAGCGCCGACGGGCCAGCCAACATCGTGGACTCGGCACGCTATATCCGCTCGCGCGTCTGGGCCGACGAGAACGGCAAGAACCGCTGCGGCGTCGTGGTCATCCAGGAGCAGCAGGTTTTTGCCTCGCGCGAGGTCACCAAGGCCGACGCTCGCCCCGGCGGCTATGTGGCGGCCGGCGGCCATGGCGGCATCGTCGGCAACATCAGCCACACCGGGCGCATCGCGCTCACGTACCTGCCGCTGTTCAAGCACACCTACAAATCCGACCTGAAGATCACCACGCTGCCGAAAAGCGTGAAGGCGGTGAAGAAAGGCGCGAGCGGCCTTGAGCTGGTCGACATCGCCGTGAAGGACGGCGACGGCAAGCTTCTGCCTGACGCCATCCCGGTGGTCACCATCTCGAACGACGGCAGCTACACCGCCATGGGCCCCGGCCACGACACCGCGCCGGAGATCGATCTGATCGCCTCGATCGACCACAAACTCAGTCTCGGACTGCTGACCGGCTTCGTGATCCAAGGGCTCGTGCCCTACGGCCGCTCGCCGTCACACACGCGCAGCAGGCTGCTCACGAAAGCCGTGTTCAGCGGCATTCCGGTGGCGATGACCGGCCGCGGCGCGCCGATGGGCTTTGCCGATCCGACCGACTTCCACATCGCAGCTGCCAACCTCACCGCCAACAAGGCGCGCTTCCTGCTGATGGCCTGCCTGCTCAAGTTCGGCAGCCTGCCGCCGGCAAAAGACCCGGACAATCCGACCAAGGCCGAGCTCGACGCCATCCGCAAGGCGGTCGCGGCGTATCAGGCGGTGTTCGATACGCATTGA